In the Dioscorea cayenensis subsp. rotundata cultivar TDr96_F1 chromosome 12, TDr96_F1_v2_PseudoChromosome.rev07_lg8_w22 25.fasta, whole genome shotgun sequence genome, one interval contains:
- the LOC120273948 gene encoding polygalacturonase 1 beta-like protein 3, with amino-acid sequence MLCLSFSHVFKHHQSFIMPTLQLILFLSIPFFLTSTTNGASPNPFTAKAALIRYWDRKTPNQRPHPSFFLSKLSPLSALDSTTYSSLLSSNPSSLTPHLLTFCSAAHLLCSPSLTSKSPKDSNFANYNNVNFTTYGTTAAGGQDSFKKYSKSQTLPVDVFSSYSRASAGHDETFTTYSPNGTIITDNFTSYATIATGGSGDFTSYGRLSRVSELTFKNYETGSNGHAQNFTSYSDDNSGGDETFTSYGKGATGVPTNFRSYANNSGILISTFKSYGEGATGPSDTFTKYGNNPGSSHQNFQSYSENANSGNERFSGYRGDSDVGDDKFQSYGKGGNHPTVDFKTYGQDYKTGEDHFKNYGENANNPEISFTTYKGNPTDFKSYAKTGVVFKDYQNITTSSAKVESSGKTVNRWVEPGKFFRESSLKEGIVMPMPDIRDKMPKRSFLPRDISGKLPFNAIELGNIFNAPAGTGLGRAIADTISECERAPSRGETKRCATSAEDMIDFAVSVLGNDAVPRSTESASGSGGNSLIGKVKGINGGRVTKSVSCHQSLFPYLVYYCHSVPKVRVYQAEILSVESKKKINQGVAICHLDTSDWSAGHGAFVALGSKPGAIEVCHWIFEGDLTWAAAD; translated from the coding sequence ATGCTGTGTCTCTCTTTCTCCCACGTATTCAAACATCATCAATCCTTCATCATGCCCACTCTGCAACTCATCCTCTTCCTCTCCATCCCCTTCTTTCTCACGTCAACAACCAATGGTGCATCTCCAAATCCATTCACAGCCAAGGCTGCACTGATTCGCTACTGGGATCGCAAGACCCCAAATCAACGTCCTCATCCATCCTTCTTCCTCTCCAAACTCTCCCCACTCTCTGCTCTTGATTCGACTACCTACTCCTCTTTGCTTTCCTCTAATCCATCATCACTCACTCCCCATCTCCTTACCTTCTGCTCTGCAGCTCATCTCCTCTGCTCCCCATCCCTCACTTCCAAATCCCCCAAAGACTCCAACTTCGCCAACTACAACAATGTAAATTTCACCACCTACGGCACCACCGCGGCCGGTGGCCAAGACTCCTTTAAGAAGTACTCCAAGTCCCAAACCCTCCCCGTCGACGTTTTCAGCAGCTACTCTAGAGCCTCCGCCGGCCACGACGAGACCTTCACAACATACTCTCCCAACGGCACCATCATCACTGACAACTTCACCTCCTACGCAACCATCGCCACCGGCGGCTCGGGCGACTTCACTTCTTACGGCCGTCTCTCCAGGGTCTCCGAACTCACCTTCAAAAACTATGAAACCGGAAGCAACGGCCATGCCCAGAACTTCACTTCCTACTCTGATGACAACAGTGGCGGCGATGAAACATTCACTAGCTACGGCAAAGGCGCCACTGGCGTTCCCACAAACTTCAGATCCTATGCTAACAACTCAGGGATTCTCATCTCCACGTTCAAGAGTTACGGCGAAGGTGCTACCGGTCCCTCGGACACCTTCACCAAGTACGGCAACAATCCTGGGAGTTCCCATCAAAACTTCCAATCTTACAGTGAGAATGCCAATTCTGGGAATGAGAGGTTCTCCGGCTACCGTGGTGACTCGGATGTAGGTGATGATAAGTTCCAGTCTTACGGTAAGGGCGGGAACCACCCCACAGTGGATTTCAAGACTTATGGGCAGGATTACAAGACGGGTGAGGACCATTTCAAGAACTACGGTGAGAATGCTAACAACCCGGAGATTTCCTTCACGACATACAAAGGCAACCCCACGGATTTCAAGTCCTACGCCAAGACCGGAGTCGTCTTCAAGGATTACCAGAACATCACTACTTCTTCTGCGAAGGTCGAGTCCAGTGGGAAAACAGTAAATAGATGGGTTGAACCGGGAAAATTCTTTAGAGAGAGCAGCTTGAAAGAGGGGATAGTGATGCCGATGCCTGATATCCGGGATAAGATGCCGAAAAGGTCGTTTTTGCCTAGAGATATTTCAGGGAAATTACCGTTCAATGCCATTGAGCTGGGCAACATCTTTAATGCGCCTGCTGGCACGGGGTTGGGTCGAGCCATCGCGGACACGATCAGCGAGTGCGAGCGCGCGCCGAGCCGTGGCGAGACCAAGCGGTGTGCGACGTCGGCCGAGGACATGATCGACTTCGCAGTGTCGGTGCTCGGGAACGACGCGGTGCCGCGCAGCACTGAGAGCGCTAGCGGGTCCGGAGGCAATAGCCTGATCGGGAAAGTCAAAGGGATTAATGGTGGCAGGGTGACCAAATCGGTGTCATGCCATCAGAGCTTGTTTCCATATCTAGTGTATTACTGTCACTCTGTGCCCAAGGTGCGGGTATACCAAGCTGAAATCTTGAGCGTTGaatcaaagaagaagataaaccAGGGTGTGGCCATTTGTCACCTGGACACGTCGGACTGGAGTGCCGGTCATGGCGCGTTCGTGGCGCTTGGGTCGAAACCGGGTGCGATTGAAGTGTGCCACTGGATCTTTGAAGGTGATCTCACGTGGGCGGCTGCTGATTGA